Proteins co-encoded in one Acidobacteriota bacterium genomic window:
- a CDS encoding family 20 glycosylhydrolase, protein MKYTFFAAAFCLLFVSFAFAQADEITIIPQPQLISAGKGEFKLNNKTKILAISDSSRKFGSLLNAVLRQRYGFELQMTTRPQAKNVIRFATFDAKNAPSTAAMEAYMLRVTPDAIEISGDERGVFYGLQSLLQVLPADAKNEAKVPAFGLSDQPRFPYRGMHLDVARHFLPVSFVKKFIDLLAQYKFNQFHWHLTDDQGWRIEIKKYPKLTEIGSKRPESHEGVYSTVFKGDGRPVEGFYTQEEIKDVVAYAKAKYINVVPEIELPGHASAALAAYPELGNGCAASNYKFEVKKTWGIFKEVFCPTEETFKFLEDVLDETIKLFPESPYIHIGGDEVLKDFWKDSPYVQELKKRENLKDEHEVQSYFVRRMEKFVNSKGKKIIGWDEILEGGVAPNATIMSWRGMKGGIEAAKQKHDVIMTPTDFAYLDYGQGDPAYELLNIGGFLPLEKVYQFDPMPKELTADEQKYILGGQANLWTEYIETGDKLEYMAFPRMLAIAESVWSTPENKNFADFKRRLAGNLPLLDRQNVNYRIPEPEGLQNVITDKEKTLITLKPMAGMQVRYTVDGSTPDERSTLYTKPVEITLADGRSATLKTVVINAVGRKSVVYTATVVRGAMREPVTLAETKPGVNYSLVVPSAQFAQDPPAKKGETRSIFLTQFEKEIDLKKSFGVAFEGYLKIAQDGIYELQIDSTWDASLDLGGKMLIDDAGTKDRKMKSVVVPLKAGLHKIALRYNHREGDAHFRFRVGLKGQGLRQISGGELVH, encoded by the coding sequence ATGAAATATACCTTCTTCGCTGCCGCGTTCTGTCTTCTTTTCGTTTCGTTTGCGTTTGCTCAGGCCGACGAGATCACGATCATTCCGCAGCCGCAGCTGATCTCGGCGGGCAAGGGCGAGTTCAAGTTGAACAACAAGACAAAGATCCTTGCGATCTCAGATTCTAGCCGTAAGTTTGGCTCGCTGTTGAATGCAGTGCTCAGGCAGCGGTATGGTTTCGAGCTTCAGATGACGACCCGGCCGCAGGCTAAGAATGTCATTCGATTTGCGACATTCGATGCCAAGAACGCGCCTTCGACAGCTGCAATGGAAGCGTATATGCTTAGGGTTACGCCGGATGCGATCGAGATCTCAGGTGACGAACGAGGGGTCTTTTACGGGCTGCAATCGCTGCTCCAGGTGTTGCCTGCGGATGCTAAAAACGAAGCGAAGGTTCCGGCTTTCGGTCTTTCTGATCAACCACGTTTCCCATACCGCGGTATGCATCTCGATGTTGCGCGGCACTTCCTGCCGGTTTCGTTCGTCAAAAAGTTCATCGACCTGCTGGCTCAGTACAAATTCAATCAATTCCACTGGCATTTGACGGACGATCAGGGGTGGCGGATCGAGATCAAGAAGTATCCTAAGCTGACCGAGATCGGGTCGAAGCGACCGGAGAGTCACGAGGGCGTTTATTCGACGGTTTTTAAGGGCGACGGGCGGCCTGTCGAGGGGTTTTATACGCAGGAAGAGATCAAAGATGTAGTCGCTTATGCAAAAGCGAAATATATAAATGTCGTGCCCGAGATCGAGCTGCCGGGCCACGCGTCGGCGGCTTTGGCGGCGTATCCTGAGCTCGGAAATGGATGTGCCGCGAGCAATTACAAGTTCGAAGTGAAGAAGACATGGGGCATCTTCAAAGAGGTCTTCTGTCCGACCGAGGAGACGTTTAAGTTTCTCGAAGACGTCCTCGACGAGACGATCAAGCTCTTTCCCGAATCGCCTTACATTCATATCGGCGGTGATGAGGTTTTAAAAGACTTTTGGAAAGATTCGCCCTATGTTCAGGAGCTGAAGAAACGCGAAAATCTCAAGGACGAACACGAAGTGCAGAGCTATTTCGTCCGGCGGATGGAGAAATTCGTTAATTCCAAAGGCAAAAAGATCATCGGTTGGGACGAGATCCTCGAAGGCGGCGTCGCTCCGAACGCGACGATCATGAGCTGGCGCGGAATGAAGGGCGGCATCGAGGCCGCAAAGCAGAAACACGACGTGATCATGACCCCGACCGACTTCGCCTACCTCGATTACGGCCAGGGTGATCCGGCGTATGAACTGCTCAACATCGGCGGATTTCTGCCGCTCGAGAAGGTCTATCAGTTCGACCCGATGCCGAAAGAGCTGACCGCTGATGAGCAAAAATACATCCTCGGCGGCCAGGCAAACCTTTGGACAGAGTACATCGAAACCGGCGACAAACTCGAATACATGGCCTTCCCGCGAATGCTCGCCATCGCCGAAAGCGTCTGGTCAACACCAGAAAACAAGAACTTCGCCGACTTCAAACGCCGCCTCGCCGGTAACTTGCCGCTGCTCGACCGTCAAAACGTAAATTACCGCATCCCCGAGCCCGAAGGGCTGCAAAACGTCATCACGGACAAAGAGAAAACGCTGATCACGCTAAAACCGATGGCTGGAATGCAGGTCAGGTACACGGTCGACGGTTCAACGCCGGACGAGCGTTCGACGCTTTATACAAAGCCCGTCGAGATCACGCTCGCGGACGGCAGATCTGCTACGCTCAAAACCGTCGTGATCAACGCAGTGGGCCGCAAGAGCGTCGTTTACACAGCTACGGTCGTCCGCGGAGCGATGCGCGAACCAGTCACTCTAGCTGAAACAAAACCCGGCGTGAACTACAGTCTCGTCGTCCCAAGTGCCCAATTTGCTCAGGATCCGCCGGCTAAAAAGGGCGAGACGCGTTCGATCTTTCTGACGCAATTTGAAAAAGAGATCGACCTCAAAAAATCGTTTGGGGTTGCGTTTGAAGGCTATCTAAAGATCGCTCAGGATGGCATCTACGAACTGCAGATCGATTCGACCTGGGACGCGTCGCTCGACCTCGGCGGAAAAATGCTGATCGACGACGCCGGAACCAAGGACCGCAAGATGAAATCGGTCGTCGTTCCGCTCAAAGCCGGCCTGCACAAGATCGCCCTGCGCTACAACCACCGTGAGGGCGACGCCCATTTCCGTTTCCGCGTCGGGCTAAAAGGCCAAGGTTTGCGACAGATCAGCGGCGGGGAACTCGTGCACTAA